A genomic segment from Dietzia psychralcaliphila encodes:
- a CDS encoding MFS transporter — protein sequence MTRPADRVGPLWILALTLGVVAVFASWFGPLQILLPVQTDRIGGPGGREALLGLVVGVGAAVALVANPIWGLISDRCRARLGTRMPVVYVGTAIGVAGQVVLLTADSGPATVAGWVLVQLGFNGPFAVLAALMADRVPEQQRGVVGSLFGVGQIVGVISGVVVAESVGGSAIGYLVLAVLTPALLSAIVVAGRAAPVASPAHAVTGGGGVGDDAGAGAGTGVDGQAGTDAVARSRVALADFRPTRQYAWAWLLRFLMNLTNAILLVYLFFFLDSVVGAPDPGSSVLVVTVITLVLSAVCAAMAGSFSDRLHRRREFAAAGALITAGGLLGLAASTTMPAVLAAAAVLGVGWGLFIAVDMAIITGSLATSGTAGTLLGVANIATSLPQVVAPAIAVPLVTSAAGYPALYWAGAGIAVAAALCTLPLRGVR from the coding sequence GTGACCCGACCCGCCGACCGCGTCGGCCCGCTGTGGATCCTGGCGCTCACACTCGGCGTCGTGGCGGTGTTCGCCTCGTGGTTCGGCCCGCTGCAGATCCTCCTGCCCGTACAGACCGACAGGATCGGCGGGCCGGGAGGACGGGAGGCGCTACTCGGACTGGTCGTCGGTGTCGGGGCGGCCGTCGCCCTGGTGGCCAACCCGATCTGGGGACTGATCTCCGACCGGTGCCGTGCGAGGCTCGGCACCCGCATGCCGGTGGTGTACGTGGGCACGGCGATCGGTGTGGCGGGCCAGGTGGTTCTCCTGACCGCCGACTCCGGCCCGGCCACTGTCGCGGGGTGGGTCCTCGTGCAGTTGGGGTTCAACGGACCGTTCGCGGTGCTGGCCGCCCTGATGGCCGACCGCGTGCCCGAGCAGCAGCGGGGCGTGGTGGGGTCACTGTTCGGGGTGGGCCAGATCGTCGGCGTGATCAGCGGCGTCGTGGTGGCGGAGTCCGTCGGTGGTAGCGCGATCGGATACCTGGTGCTCGCGGTGCTCACGCCGGCGCTGCTCTCGGCGATCGTGGTGGCGGGGCGTGCGGCACCGGTCGCGTCCCCGGCCCACGCGGTCACAGGTGGTGGCGGGGTCGGCGATGACGCGGGAGCCGGGGCCGGAACGGGAGTCGACGGCCAGGCGGGAACCGACGCCGTCGCACGTTCCAGGGTCGCCCTCGCGGACTTCCGTCCGACCCGTCAGTACGCGTGGGCGTGGCTGCTGCGGTTCCTCATGAACCTCACCAACGCCATCCTGCTGGTGTACCTGTTCTTCTTCCTCGACTCCGTGGTGGGGGCGCCCGACCCCGGCAGTTCTGTCCTCGTGGTCACCGTCATCACGCTCGTCCTCTCCGCGGTCTGTGCGGCGATGGCCGGGTCGTTCTCCGACCGGCTCCACCGGCGCCGCGAGTTCGCCGCGGCCGGGGCCCTGATCACCGCCGGCGGATTGCTCGGCCTCGCGGCGTCGACCACCATGCCCGCCGTGCTGGCCGCCGCAGCCGTGCTCGGCGTGGGCTGGGGACTGTTCATCGCGGTCGACATGGCGATCATCACCGGCTCCCTGGCGACTTCCGGCACCGCGGGCACCCTGCTGGGCGTGGCCAACATCGCCACCTCATTGCCGCAGGTGGTCGCACCCGCGATCGCCGTGCCGCTGGTCACCTCGGCGGCCGGTTACCCCGCCCTCTACTGGGCGGGAGCCGGCATCGCCGTCGCCGCCGCCCTGTGCACCCTGCCGCTCCGCGGCGTCCGCTAG
- a CDS encoding serine hydrolase, which translates to MTTDSTPGRRRTLGILSVCASVALLGSACGTPVATPGPDESPAAYSGLEVNEDRIDYAVGKVTDIVEQELEASGIPGAAVAVVHGGEVVLAEGFGVRDTATGAAVDERTVFPLASISKSVSATVVAAESANGEVDWSTPVTEYLPWFELSDPRLSPFVTVGDVFSHRSGLPEHAGDDLEDLGYDRPAVLHGLRHLPLTPFRASYAYTNFGLTAGAEAVAVAAGTPWDELGRERIFDPLGMDDTSFSHAELLERDNRAVGHVHADADQGDPNGDWVPADPQRDPDPQAPAGGLSSSVTDMAGWMAMVLDDGKGPDGSQIVPVEALREALTPQIVSSPPQAAVDRPGSYGYGFNIGTSSSGRVQWSHSGAFALGAGTAMLMMPSLDVGIITLTNASPSGVAETINARFADYAQYGDPTLDWRELFGGAFAPLLDPVGDLVDARQPADPAPPRDPAELIGTYRNDYFGTIEVRGSGDSLELSVGRGAAPWPLEHWDGDTFAVEPVSENWPPGSRGSVTFDDDEVTVELLDGNGLGTFTRAPADDEPGATADTDEPGPTGA; encoded by the coding sequence ATGACCACCGATTCGACCCCCGGGCGCCGTCGAACTCTGGGCATCCTCAGCGTGTGCGCGTCCGTCGCGCTCCTCGGTTCGGCGTGCGGGACGCCGGTGGCCACGCCCGGGCCCGACGAGAGCCCGGCCGCCTACTCGGGGCTCGAGGTCAACGAGGACCGGATCGACTACGCGGTCGGGAAGGTCACCGACATCGTCGAGCAGGAACTGGAGGCCTCCGGCATCCCGGGCGCGGCCGTGGCCGTGGTGCACGGCGGCGAGGTGGTCCTCGCGGAGGGTTTCGGCGTCCGCGACACCGCGACCGGCGCGGCGGTGGACGAGCGCACCGTCTTCCCGCTGGCCTCGATCTCCAAGTCGGTCAGCGCCACGGTGGTGGCGGCGGAGAGCGCGAACGGCGAGGTCGACTGGTCCACGCCCGTCACCGAGTACCTGCCGTGGTTCGAGCTCTCCGATCCCCGGTTGTCGCCCTTCGTGACCGTCGGCGACGTCTTCTCGCACCGCTCCGGGTTGCCCGAGCACGCCGGTGACGACCTCGAGGACCTGGGTTACGACCGGCCGGCGGTCCTGCACGGACTGCGTCATCTGCCGCTGACGCCGTTCCGCGCCTCGTACGCGTACACCAACTTCGGGTTGACCGCCGGCGCCGAGGCGGTGGCGGTCGCGGCGGGGACGCCGTGGGACGAGCTCGGCCGCGAGCGGATATTCGACCCGCTCGGCATGGACGACACCTCCTTCTCCCACGCCGAGCTGCTCGAGCGGGACAACCGGGCGGTCGGCCACGTCCACGCCGACGCCGATCAGGGCGATCCGAACGGGGACTGGGTGCCGGCCGACCCGCAGCGCGACCCCGACCCCCAGGCCCCGGCGGGTGGCCTGAGTTCGTCGGTGACCGACATGGCCGGGTGGATGGCGATGGTGCTGGACGACGGCAAGGGGCCCGACGGCTCGCAGATCGTCCCCGTCGAGGCGCTGCGCGAGGCCCTCACCCCGCAGATCGTCTCCTCGCCGCCGCAGGCCGCGGTGGACCGCCCCGGCTCATACGGCTACGGGTTCAACATCGGCACCAGTTCCTCGGGGCGGGTCCAGTGGAGCCATTCGGGGGCCTTCGCGCTGGGCGCGGGCACGGCGATGCTCATGATGCCCTCGCTCGACGTCGGGATCATCACGCTCACCAACGCCTCGCCGAGCGGGGTGGCGGAGACGATCAACGCCCGCTTCGCCGACTACGCCCAGTACGGGGACCCCACGCTGGACTGGCGGGAGCTGTTCGGCGGGGCGTTCGCACCACTACTCGATCCCGTCGGCGACCTGGTGGACGCGCGGCAGCCCGCCGATCCGGCTCCGCCGCGGGACCCGGCCGAGCTCATCGGGACCTACCGCAACGACTACTTCGGGACCATCGAGGTGCGCGGTTCAGGGGACTCGCTGGAACTGTCTGTGGGCCGCGGCGCCGCCCCCTGGCCGCTCGAGCACTGGGATGGCGACACGTTCGCCGTCGAACCGGTCAGCGAGAACTGGCCGCCGGGCTCTCGGGGTTCCGTGACGTTCGACGACGACGAGGTCACCGTCGAACTCCTGGACGGCAACGGTCTCGGGACCTTCACCCGCGCGCCCGCCGACGACGAACCCGGTGCCACCGCGGACACCGACGAACCCGGCCCGACCGGCGCCTGA
- a CDS encoding bifunctional metallophosphatase/5'-nucleotidase, with protein MFSLTSRHIAATVVCTLATGALVSAPVVAAQTADGSATDKVTLLNITDYHGRISAAQPSTVAFADTIESLRAEAGADSSLLLSAGDNVGGSLFASAFRDDQPTIDVLNALGLASSAVGNHEFDRGVEDFQGRIEPAADWDYLAANVTVDGVGMKEYSLHEVSGLTVGVIGVVTEETPTLVSPSGMVGVQFSDPVDAVNRVADQLTDGDDSNGEADIIVAEYHEGAPAAGSIEVARAQSEVFDDIVTRTAGSVDAIFTGHSHQLFAWEGEKPAGERTGLVGSVDRTGLAGGSLGSLTGSLGGTETGGPTTRPVLQAGSYGGHIGRVTFDVDPETREVIGFTQENVAVPSSAAGADLSNPVVADVKQIVDATLADAEIVGSQPVGTVTGDITTAYRNGTRDDRLSESALGNLVGQFVKDAVADRGGADIGFMNSGGLRAELFNDPADQDGNITLAEANEVLPFANTLVTMSLTGEQVRNVLEQQWQPAGSSRPFLALGTSDNLTWTFDPTSPAGDRITSITIDGAPVDPAASYRVAAASFLAAGGDNFTEFAEGTDVRDTGLVDSEAWQGYLAERRVEGIDPDFARSAVAASNLPGTVQAGQEYSFTLSDLDLTSLGAPTTRTATVELGGASLGTFDAVSGIDDVTFGPAAHVTPLDGRVDITVTIPAGTPAGETALTITTDTGTVITVPVTAGATAPAPVR; from the coding sequence GTGTTCTCGCTCACGTCCCGGCACATCGCCGCGACCGTGGTCTGCACCCTCGCGACCGGCGCGCTCGTCTCCGCGCCCGTCGTCGCAGCGCAGACCGCTGATGGCTCCGCGACCGACAAGGTCACCCTGCTCAACATCACGGATTACCACGGACGCATCTCGGCCGCTCAGCCGTCCACGGTGGCCTTCGCGGACACGATCGAGTCGCTGCGCGCCGAGGCCGGGGCGGACTCGAGCCTGCTGCTGTCCGCGGGCGACAACGTGGGCGGGTCGCTGTTCGCCTCGGCGTTCAGGGACGACCAACCGACCATCGACGTGCTCAACGCGCTGGGGCTCGCCTCCTCGGCCGTGGGCAACCACGAGTTCGACCGGGGCGTCGAGGACTTCCAGGGGCGCATCGAGCCCGCCGCGGACTGGGACTACCTGGCCGCCAACGTGACCGTCGACGGCGTGGGCATGAAGGAGTACTCGCTCCACGAGGTCAGCGGGCTGACCGTCGGCGTGATCGGTGTGGTCACCGAGGAGACGCCGACCCTCGTCAGCCCGAGTGGCATGGTGGGCGTCCAGTTCAGTGACCCGGTGGACGCGGTCAACCGTGTCGCCGACCAGCTGACCGACGGCGACGATTCCAACGGCGAGGCCGACATCATCGTGGCCGAGTACCACGAGGGCGCCCCTGCCGCGGGGTCGATCGAGGTCGCGCGCGCCCAGTCCGAGGTGTTCGACGACATCGTCACCCGCACCGCCGGCAGCGTGGATGCGATCTTCACCGGTCACAGCCACCAGCTCTTCGCCTGGGAGGGCGAGAAGCCGGCCGGTGAGCGCACCGGCCTGGTCGGCTCGGTCGACCGCACCGGCCTGGCGGGGGGCTCGCTCGGGTCGCTCACCGGGTCACTCGGCGGCACCGAGACCGGGGGCCCGACGACCCGACCGGTGCTCCAGGCCGGGTCCTACGGCGGTCACATCGGCCGGGTGACGTTCGATGTCGACCCGGAGACGCGCGAGGTCATCGGCTTCACCCAGGAGAACGTGGCGGTGCCCTCGTCGGCCGCCGGTGCCGACCTGTCCAACCCGGTCGTGGCCGACGTCAAGCAGATCGTCGACGCCACCCTGGCGGATGCCGAGATCGTGGGCAGCCAGCCCGTCGGCACCGTCACCGGCGACATCACCACGGCCTACCGGAACGGCACCCGCGACGATCGGCTCTCGGAGTCGGCCCTGGGCAACCTCGTGGGCCAGTTCGTCAAGGACGCCGTGGCAGACCGCGGCGGCGCGGACATCGGCTTCATGAACTCGGGCGGACTGCGGGCGGAGCTCTTCAACGACCCGGCCGACCAGGACGGCAACATCACTCTGGCCGAGGCCAACGAGGTCCTGCCGTTCGCCAACACCCTGGTCACCATGTCGCTGACGGGTGAGCAGGTCCGCAACGTCCTCGAGCAGCAGTGGCAGCCTGCGGGCTCGTCCCGACCGTTCCTCGCGTTGGGGACCTCGGACAACCTCACGTGGACGTTCGACCCGACCAGTCCCGCGGGCGACCGGATCACCTCGATCACCATCGACGGCGCCCCCGTGGACCCGGCCGCGAGCTACCGGGTGGCCGCGGCCAGCTTCCTCGCCGCGGGTGGCGACAACTTCACGGAGTTCGCCGAGGGCACCGACGTGCGGGACACCGGCCTGGTGGACTCGGAGGCGTGGCAGGGCTACCTGGCCGAGCGCCGCGTCGAGGGCATCGATCCCGACTTCGCCCGCAGTGCGGTGGCCGCCTCGAACCTGCCCGGCACGGTCCAGGCGGGGCAGGAGTACTCGTTCACCCTCAGCGATCTCGACCTGACCTCGCTCGGCGCGCCCACCACCCGGACCGCCACGGTGGAGCTGGGCGGGGCCTCGCTCGGAACCTTCGACGCGGTGTCCGGGATCGATGACGTGACCTTCGGGCCGGCCGCCCATGTCACCCCGCTCGACGGCCGCGTCGACATCACCGTGACGATCCCTGCGGGCACCCCTGCCGGGGAGACGGCGTTGACGATCACTACCGACACGGGGACCGTCATCACGGTGCCCGTCACGGCTGGCGCCACCGCGCCCGCCCCGGTGCGCTGA
- a CDS encoding GH1 family beta-glucosidase: MRSRDPILPPGFRLGTATAAAQIEGGADADGRGPSIWDTFAAEPGRIRGGDTPAVACDHYHRHAEDVRDLADLGVDDYRFSISWSRILPTGRGQVNGPGLDFYSRLVDDLLAAGIRPVPTLYHWDLPQALQDEGGWLARDTSQALADYAAVVVEALGDRVTRWLTLNEMNVHTLYGHGLTDHAPALGLGLDCLPVAHNLLRAHGLAVRAIRAAGPHHEVGVVQQHFPVTAATDAPEDVEAADLFRILTNWLFSDPVLRGAYPQDWVAELVMNSAGLTPAQLEQDLVVIASPLDHYGVNYYEPTVIESPRPDTDYSGVLEVDFPEDMPFRPVRTEGVERTDFDWPVVPSGLTDILVALHERYPGLPPVTVTENGCSYHDSPGADGAVHDERRIDYLRAHLAAVADAVDAGVDVRGYYVWSAMDNFEWAAGYAERFGLVHVDHTTQTRTRKDSWYWYRDLIARHRNRGAGFGPTRASGAHPAD, encoded by the coding sequence TTGCGCTCCCGAGACCCGATCCTGCCCCCCGGATTCCGCCTGGGCACGGCCACCGCCGCCGCCCAGATCGAGGGCGGGGCCGACGCCGACGGGCGCGGCCCGAGCATCTGGGACACCTTCGCCGCCGAGCCCGGCCGCATCCGCGGCGGCGACACCCCGGCCGTGGCGTGCGATCACTACCACCGTCATGCCGAGGACGTCCGCGACCTGGCCGACCTGGGCGTCGACGACTACCGGTTCTCGATCTCCTGGTCGCGGATCCTGCCCACTGGGCGCGGGCAGGTCAACGGGCCCGGCCTGGACTTCTACTCACGGCTCGTCGACGACCTCCTGGCGGCCGGCATCCGCCCGGTGCCCACCCTCTACCACTGGGACCTGCCGCAGGCCCTGCAGGACGAGGGCGGCTGGCTGGCGCGGGACACCTCGCAGGCTCTGGCGGACTACGCCGCCGTGGTGGTGGAGGCCCTGGGCGACCGCGTCACCCGCTGGCTCACGCTCAACGAGATGAACGTCCACACCCTCTACGGCCACGGACTCACCGATCACGCGCCCGCCCTCGGGTTGGGGTTGGACTGCCTGCCCGTGGCCCACAACCTGCTCCGCGCACACGGGCTGGCGGTCCGGGCGATCCGCGCCGCCGGCCCCCATCACGAGGTGGGGGTGGTGCAACAGCACTTTCCCGTCACGGCCGCCACCGACGCCCCCGAGGACGTGGAGGCCGCCGACCTCTTCCGCATCCTGACCAACTGGCTGTTCTCCGATCCCGTCCTCCGCGGCGCCTATCCGCAGGACTGGGTGGCCGAGCTCGTCATGAACTCCGCGGGCCTGACCCCCGCGCAGCTCGAGCAGGACCTCGTCGTCATCGCGAGCCCCCTCGACCACTACGGCGTGAACTACTACGAACCCACGGTGATCGAATCCCCCCGACCGGACACGGACTATTCCGGGGTGCTCGAGGTGGACTTCCCGGAGGACATGCCGTTCCGCCCGGTGCGTACCGAGGGCGTCGAGCGGACCGACTTCGACTGGCCCGTCGTGCCGTCGGGACTCACCGACATCCTCGTGGCGCTCCACGAGCGCTACCCGGGGCTGCCGCCGGTGACGGTCACCGAGAACGGGTGCTCGTACCACGACAGCCCCGGTGCGGACGGCGCGGTCCACGACGAACGTCGGATCGACTACCTGCGCGCGCACCTGGCCGCCGTCGCGGACGCCGTCGACGCCGGCGTGGACGTGCGCGGGTACTACGTGTGGTCGGCGATGGACAACTTCGAATGGGCCGCCGGGTACGCCGAGCGCTTCGGCCTGGTCCACGTAGACCACACCACCCAGACGCGGACCCGCAAGGACTCCTGGTACTGGTACCGCGACCTCATCGCCAGGCATCGGAACCGGGGCGCCGGGTTTGGTCCGACACGGGCCTCCGGGGCGCATCCGGCGGACTAA
- a CDS encoding peptide chain release factor 3 has translation MTETAEDTGTTGRQAGPDASRHVAAEVSRRRTFAVIAHPDAGKSTLTEALALHARVITEAGAVHGKSGRRATVSDWMEMEKARGISVSSTALQFTYKPAGSPEDDDPYVINLVDTPGHADFSEDTYRVLTAVDAAVMLIDAAKGLEPQTLKLFRVCKHNGLPIITVINKWDRPGQAPLELLDEITEQIGLVPTPLFMPVGIAGDYRGLLRRGDDGAPEEYIHFTRTAGGSTIAPEEHYDPATAAEREGDVWETAVEESELLSAMGQDHDQELYLAGETSPVIFASAMLNFGVHQILDALVELAPPPHAWDTVSGVPRETSDPFSAVVFKVQAGMDAAHRDRLAFMRVVSGEFERGMVVTHAQSAKPFTTKYALTVFGRDRTTVETAYPGDVVGLVNATALAPGDTLYTGKKVQFPPIPQFAPEHFAVVRAQSLGKYKQFRKAIDQLAAEGVVQVLRNDIRGDANPVMAAVGPMQFEVVTARMKTEFNVEVVVDNLPYSIARRTDAASADELGRQRGVEVFQRTDGELLALFGDKWRLQYISKEMEHLTIEPLVADTA, from the coding sequence GTGACCGAGACCGCCGAGGACACCGGGACGACCGGACGGCAGGCAGGTCCCGATGCGTCACGACACGTCGCCGCGGAGGTCTCGCGCCGCCGCACCTTCGCCGTGATCGCCCACCCCGATGCCGGCAAGTCCACGCTCACCGAGGCGCTCGCACTCCACGCGCGGGTCATCACCGAGGCCGGTGCCGTCCACGGCAAATCCGGTCGTCGGGCCACCGTCTCGGACTGGATGGAGATGGAGAAGGCCCGCGGCATCTCCGTCAGCTCCACGGCGTTGCAGTTCACCTACAAGCCGGCCGGGTCGCCGGAGGACGACGACCCCTACGTCATCAACCTCGTCGACACCCCCGGTCACGCCGACTTCTCCGAGGACACCTACCGGGTCCTCACCGCCGTGGACGCAGCGGTCATGCTCATCGACGCCGCCAAGGGCCTCGAGCCGCAGACGCTCAAACTGTTCCGGGTGTGCAAGCACAACGGCCTGCCCATCATCACGGTCATCAACAAGTGGGACCGACCGGGGCAGGCGCCGCTGGAACTGTTGGACGAGATCACCGAGCAGATCGGCCTGGTCCCCACCCCGCTGTTCATGCCGGTGGGCATCGCCGGCGACTACCGGGGCCTGCTCCGCCGCGGCGACGACGGGGCGCCCGAGGAGTACATCCACTTCACCCGCACCGCCGGTGGCTCGACCATCGCCCCGGAGGAGCACTACGACCCGGCCACAGCCGCCGAGCGTGAGGGCGATGTCTGGGAGACCGCCGTCGAGGAGTCCGAGCTGCTCTCGGCCATGGGGCAGGACCACGATCAGGAGCTGTATCTGGCCGGCGAGACCAGCCCGGTGATCTTCGCCTCGGCGATGCTCAACTTCGGCGTCCACCAGATCCTCGACGCACTGGTCGAGCTCGCCCCGCCGCCGCACGCGTGGGACACCGTCTCCGGCGTCCCGCGCGAGACCTCGGACCCGTTCTCCGCCGTCGTGTTCAAGGTGCAGGCCGGAATGGACGCCGCGCACCGCGACCGGCTCGCGTTCATGCGCGTGGTCTCGGGCGAGTTCGAGCGCGGCATGGTGGTCACGCACGCACAGTCCGCCAAGCCGTTCACCACCAAGTACGCGCTCACCGTCTTCGGCCGCGACCGCACCACCGTCGAGACCGCCTACCCGGGAGACGTCGTAGGCCTGGTCAACGCCACCGCCCTGGCCCCCGGCGACACCCTCTACACCGGTAAGAAGGTGCAATTCCCCCCGATCCCCCAGTTCGCACCCGAGCACTTCGCCGTGGTCCGCGCGCAGTCGCTGGGCAAGTACAAGCAGTTCCGCAAGGCGATCGACCAGCTGGCCGCCGAGGGCGTGGTGCAGGTCCTGCGCAACGACATCCGCGGCGACGCCAACCCCGTCATGGCGGCGGTCGGTCCGATGCAGTTCGAGGTGGTCACCGCCCGCATGAAGACCGAGTTCAACGTCGAGGTGGTGGTCGACAATCTGCCGTACTCGATCGCCCGCCGCACCGACGCGGCCTCCGCGGACGAGCTCGGCCGCCAGCGCGGGGTCGAGGTGTTCCAGCGCACCGACGGCGAGCTGCTGGCACTGTTCGGCGACAAATGGCGCCTGCAGTACATCAGCAAGGAGATGGAGCACCTCACCATCGAGCCACTCGTCGCCGACACCGCCTGA
- a CDS encoding DUF1990 domain-containing protein, translating into MSRAGRTRRFTREAVLGSGRDLLERAGEDLMNWEMHRRAGLVVVVDGGVAVGRRVRLRPRTGPAAWLRLTAPCEVTDVVHTAQARGFTYRALPGHPERGTETFLVHRDPGTDVVRLRIDAESAPATLLATLGAPIARAEQDRITRRYLAALGGMELGGRELGGRQ; encoded by the coding sequence GTGAGTCGGGCAGGACGCACGCGCAGGTTCACGCGCGAGGCCGTCCTGGGCAGCGGGCGGGATCTGCTCGAGCGGGCCGGTGAGGACCTGATGAACTGGGAGATGCACCGACGCGCGGGCCTCGTCGTCGTCGTGGATGGTGGGGTCGCCGTCGGTCGCCGGGTGCGGCTCAGGCCGCGCACCGGACCGGCCGCCTGGCTCCGGCTCACCGCTCCCTGCGAGGTCACCGACGTCGTCCACACCGCGCAGGCCAGGGGCTTCACCTATCGGGCCCTTCCCGGCCACCCCGAGCGCGGCACCGAGACCTTCCTCGTGCACCGCGACCCGGGCACCGACGTGGTCCGACTGCGGATCGACGCCGAATCCGCACCCGCGACGCTACTCGCCACGCTGGGCGCGCCCATCGCCCGCGCAGAACAGGACCGGATCACCCGCCGGTACCTCGCCGCGCTCGGTGGCATGGAACTCGGTGGCAGGGAACTCGGCGGCAGGCAGTAG
- the pth gene encoding aminoacyl-tRNA hydrolase, with protein sequence MSTADAPGPRLVVGLANPGPDYEGTRHNIGWDVLVELASRALPMPASFQSHKRTNCEVAQTRLADQPVILARPRSYMNLSGGPVAAVAKYFSVAPTDVIVVHDEIDIDFGQVRLKRGGGEGGHNGLRSVTSALGTRDYIRVRAGVGRPPGRMAVADYVLKRFSKLEQPDVPFLIQDAADAVELLLKHGLDTAQNQVHTT encoded by the coding sequence GGCCTGGCCAACCCCGGTCCCGACTACGAGGGCACGCGCCACAACATCGGCTGGGACGTACTGGTCGAGCTCGCGTCCCGCGCCCTGCCCATGCCGGCGAGCTTCCAGTCGCACAAACGGACCAACTGCGAGGTCGCGCAGACGCGGCTCGCCGACCAGCCCGTGATCCTGGCCCGGCCGCGCAGCTACATGAACCTGTCCGGCGGCCCCGTCGCGGCGGTGGCCAAGTACTTCTCCGTGGCACCCACCGACGTGATCGTGGTGCACGACGAGATCGACATCGACTTCGGCCAGGTCCGCCTCAAGCGCGGTGGCGGCGAGGGCGGGCACAACGGCCTGCGCTCGGTGACCAGCGCCCTCGGCACCCGCGACTACATCCGCGTCCGCGCGGGAGTCGGCCGCCCGCCCGGACGGATGGCGGTGGCGGACTACGTCCTCAAGCGCTTCTCCAAGCTCGAGCAGCCCGACGTGCCGTTCCTGATCCAGGACGCCGCCGACGCCGTCGAACTGCTGCTCAAGCATGGCCTCGACACCGCCCAGAACCAGGTTCACACGACGTGA